Proteins encoded together in one Nocardioides marinisabuli window:
- a CDS encoding ferredoxin reductase, whose amino-acid sequence MRLVSAVLRSRAVAALASPHGVDRYLEQVNPLWAAHEVRGRVVEVRPETTGVHPVTTLTVQPTSTWRGHRAGQHVQVGVDLPGARRATRCFSLSSAASAPGERFTLTVRAHDDTDERTSLSRHLATRARPGDLLHLSQAGGDFTMHASPATPTPHPLLLVSGGSGITPVMSMLRTLLRDGYDGRANRPVTFLHYARSPQEQIYAEELAAVARFDNHVDVHLVHTARGGTRFSPAALARLVPGFRDTDTWVCGPTALVDAVAAAYDGSARLRVEHFKAPATAAGAGPAQGETSFTRSGLGATNTGETLLAQAEALGLRPETGCRMGICFTCTSRKTSGTVRDVVTGEESSRPDEDVRICVSAPVGDCSVDL is encoded by the coding sequence ATGCGCCTCGTCAGCGCCGTCCTGCGGTCCCGAGCCGTCGCGGCCCTCGCGTCCCCGCACGGGGTGGACCGCTACCTCGAGCAGGTCAACCCGCTCTGGGCGGCCCACGAGGTCCGTGGCCGGGTCGTGGAGGTCCGTCCCGAGACGACAGGCGTGCACCCGGTCACCACGCTGACGGTGCAGCCGACGTCGACCTGGCGCGGGCACCGGGCCGGCCAGCACGTGCAGGTGGGGGTCGACCTGCCCGGGGCCCGACGCGCCACGCGCTGCTTCTCCCTCTCCTCGGCCGCCTCCGCCCCGGGCGAGCGCTTCACCCTCACCGTGCGCGCCCACGACGACACCGACGAGCGCACCTCGCTCTCGCGCCACCTGGCGACCCGGGCCCGGCCGGGCGACCTGCTCCACCTCAGCCAGGCGGGCGGCGACTTCACCATGCACGCCAGCCCCGCCACCCCGACCCCGCACCCGCTGCTGCTGGTCAGCGGCGGCTCCGGCATCACCCCGGTGATGTCGATGCTGCGCACGCTGCTGCGCGACGGCTACGACGGGCGGGCCAACCGTCCCGTCACCTTCCTGCACTACGCCCGCAGCCCCCAGGAGCAGATCTACGCCGAGGAGCTGGCCGCCGTGGCGCGCTTCGACAACCACGTCGACGTGCACCTGGTGCACACCGCTCGGGGCGGCACCCGCTTCAGCCCGGCCGCGCTGGCGCGCCTGGTCCCCGGCTTCCGCGACACCGACACCTGGGTCTGCGGCCCCACGGCGCTCGTCGACGCCGTGGCGGCGGCGTACGACGGCAGTGCGCGGCTGCGCGTCGAGCACTTCAAGGCGCCTGCGACCGCCGCCGGCGCGGGGCCTGCGCAGGGCGAGACCAGCTTCACCCGTAGCGGGCTGGGCGCGACCAACACCGGCGAGACCCTCCTGGCGCAGGCCGAGGCGCTCGGGCTGCGGCCCGAGACCGGCTGTCGGATGGGCATCTGCTTCACCTGCACCAGCCGCAAGACCAGCGGCACCGTGCGCGACGTCGTCACCGGCGAGGAGTCCTCACGGCCCGACGAGGACGTGCGCATCTGCGTCTCCGCACCGGTCGGCGACTGCTCCGTCGACCTCTGA
- a CDS encoding acetoacetate decarboxylase family protein: MSTDSPSSPAPDSPAAAYPPAPWRMVGQMWVSVFRVADDVDAAHPRGIYGAAFVSYEEGSPLTYSELLVARVLRTPAGDRRVSITDIWVDSPASVAGGRGLWAIPKGLGDFESSTSRRGPLERARWSMSTDGAPVASARFSDLSAIAPRLPARGGVWQAPIDAHTVPVETDMVGRSRLAPGTSSWTFDTAGPLGWLAGRRSLASFRQRDFTLSFG, from the coding sequence ATGAGCACGGACTCCCCCTCCTCCCCCGCACCCGACAGCCCCGCCGCGGCGTACCCGCCGGCGCCCTGGCGGATGGTGGGCCAGATGTGGGTCTCCGTCTTCCGGGTCGCCGACGACGTCGACGCCGCCCACCCGCGGGGCATCTACGGGGCCGCCTTCGTCTCCTACGAGGAGGGCAGCCCACTGACCTACTCCGAGCTGCTCGTCGCGCGCGTGCTGCGCACCCCGGCGGGCGACCGCCGGGTCAGCATCACCGACATCTGGGTCGACTCCCCCGCGTCGGTGGCCGGCGGCCGCGGGCTGTGGGCGATCCCCAAGGGCCTGGGTGACTTCGAGTCCTCCACCTCACGGCGCGGGCCGCTCGAGCGGGCCCGGTGGTCGATGAGCACCGACGGCGCGCCCGTGGCCAGCGCCCGCTTCAGCGATCTCTCCGCCATCGCGCCCCGGCTGCCGGCCAGGGGCGGGGTCTGGCAGGCGCCCATCGACGCCCACACCGTGCCGGTCGAGACCGACATGGTCGGGCGCTCCAGGCTGGCGCCCGGCACCAGCAGCTGGACCTTCGACACCGCCGGCCCGCTGGGCTGGCTGGCCGGACGTCGCTCCCTGGCCTCGTTCCGCCAGCGCGACTTCACGCTCTCCTTCGGTTGA
- a CDS encoding fatty acid desaturase family protein yields MTTSTSTSTSTRLTPDQLDALGAEMDAIRQRVLADLGEADADYIHGVVRLQRRLEVAGRALFYLPPAWPVAVAALSVSKILDNMEIGHNVMHGQYDWMGEPGLSSRMYEWDNVCPSEQWKYSHNYIHHTFTNVLGKDRDIGYGILRMDEDQPWHPYYLGNPVYALLLMVFFEWGVAMHDLEVENIVAGRRTLADNKALHAGIMRKVRRQALKDYLLFPALTGPLFPLTLAGNATANLVRNVWAFNIIFCGHFPAGVATFSEEECRDESRGHWYYRQLRGSANIDGGRLFHLMTGNLSFQVEHHLFPDLPARRYPEISGEVKEICERYGLPYNTGPLGKQLVSVARKICRLALPDRRRAQQPAAQAQPAAA; encoded by the coding sequence ATGACCACCAGCACCAGCACCAGCACCAGCACCCGCCTCACCCCGGACCAGCTCGACGCCCTCGGCGCCGAGATGGATGCGATCCGCCAACGCGTCCTGGCCGACCTCGGCGAGGCGGATGCCGACTACATCCACGGCGTCGTGCGCCTGCAGCGCCGGCTCGAGGTGGCGGGTCGGGCCCTGTTCTACCTGCCGCCGGCGTGGCCGGTGGCCGTCGCGGCCCTGAGCGTGTCGAAGATCCTCGACAACATGGAGATCGGCCACAACGTCATGCACGGGCAGTACGACTGGATGGGCGAGCCCGGCCTGAGCTCGCGGATGTACGAGTGGGACAACGTGTGCCCCTCCGAGCAGTGGAAGTACTCCCACAACTACATCCACCACACGTTCACCAACGTGCTCGGCAAGGACCGCGACATCGGCTACGGCATTCTGCGCATGGACGAGGACCAGCCCTGGCACCCCTACTACCTCGGCAACCCCGTCTACGCGCTGCTGCTGATGGTCTTCTTCGAGTGGGGCGTGGCGATGCACGACCTCGAGGTCGAGAACATCGTCGCGGGCCGGCGCACCCTGGCCGACAACAAGGCCCTGCACGCGGGCATCATGCGCAAGGTCCGGCGCCAGGCCCTCAAGGACTACCTGCTGTTCCCGGCGCTGACCGGGCCGTTGTTCCCGCTGACGCTGGCCGGCAACGCGACCGCCAACCTGGTGCGCAACGTGTGGGCGTTCAACATCATCTTCTGCGGCCACTTCCCGGCCGGGGTGGCGACCTTCTCCGAGGAGGAGTGCCGCGACGAGTCGCGCGGGCACTGGTACTACCGCCAGCTGCGCGGCTCGGCCAACATCGACGGCGGCCGGCTGTTCCACCTGATGACCGGCAACCTGTCCTTCCAGGTCGAGCACCACCTCTTCCCCGACCTGCCGGCGCGCCGCTACCCGGAGATCTCCGGGGAGGTCAAGGAGATCTGCGAGCGCTACGGCCTGCCCTACAACACCGGCCCCCTGGGCAAGCAGCTCGTCAGCGTGGCCCGCAAGATCTGCCGCCTGGCGCTGCCGGACCGTCGTCGCGCGCAGCAGCCGGCCGCGCAGGCCCAGCCGGCGGCGGCGTGA